The following are encoded together in the Onychostoma macrolepis isolate SWU-2019 chromosome 03, ASM1243209v1, whole genome shotgun sequence genome:
- the cd2bp2 gene encoding CD2 antigen cytoplasmic tail-binding protein 2, translating into MSKRKVTFEDGDGEITLEDVPKKKIVDGVSGPGSRFKEKHSLDSDEEDEGEVVENSSKYDILATDDVEGQEMATIDYDEGVRITPFNLVEEMQEGHFDSEGNYFVNKEKDIRDNWLDNIDWVKIKEQPVKKKKGLAAKRKRRIGDEDEAEEEIKREEQRKDSEEDEEEDEEKGPAEDPLATYSHHQLTEAVIELMLPGETVAAALRRLGGLGGQKKKRRLREGEEEKKETSDRDADKLDKLTALADRLVGIGEFEIYQQTYEKLAYKLKGLTRGKAAKTLENDDEDKDELDMFAEEFDEKQNADEDKDNSKVSDEVMWEYKWDNEKNSELYGPFSSQQMQEWVDEGYFKDGVYCRRIDQEGAPFYNSKRIDFELYT; encoded by the exons ATGTCGAAAAGGAAGGTGACGTTTGAGGATGGAGATGGGGAGATTACTTTGGAAGATGTTCCGAAGAAGAAG ATTGTTGATGGTGTGAGTGGCCCAGGATCCAGATTTAAGGAGAAACACTCTTTGGACAGTGATGAAGAAGATGAAGGAGAGGTGGTAGAAAATAGCAGCAAATATGACATCCTTGCCACTGACGATGTGGAAG GTCAGGAAATGGCAACCATTGACTATGACGAGGGTGTTCGCATTACCCCTTTTAATCTCGTCGAGGAAATGCAGGAGGGACACTTTGATTCAGAGGGAAACTATTTTGTCAACAAAGAGAAAGATATCAGAGACAACTGGCTGGACAACATCGACTGG GTGAAAATAAAAGAGCAGCCCGTGAAAAAGAAGAAAGGCCTTGCAGCTAAGCGGAAGAGAAGAATTGGTGATGAAGACGAAGCAGAAGAGGAAATAAAACGTGAGGAGCAGCGGAAAGACAGTGAGGAAGATGAGGAGGAAGACGAGGAGAAAGGACCTGCAGAAGACCCTCTGGCTACATACAGCCATCATCAGCTCACAGAAGCCGTCATTGAGCTGATGCTGCCTGGAGAAACAGTGGCTGCTGCTCTGAGAAGACTTGGTGGACTTGGAGGACAGAAGAAGAAACGGAGACTGAGAGAAGGGGAGGAGGAGAAAAAAGAAACTTCGGACAGAGACGCTGATAAACTGGACAAACTGACAGCATTGGCAGATAGACTGGTGGGGATTGGAGAATTTGAAATTTATCAGCAGACTTACGAAAAACTGGCCTACAAGTTGAAGGGGTTGACTCGAGGAAAGGCAGCCAAAACACTAGAGAATGATGACGAGGACAAAGATGAGCTAGACATGTTCGCTGAGGAGTTTGATGAGAAGCAAAATGCAGATGAGGATAAAGACAACAGCAAAG TCAGTGATGAGGTCATGTGGGAGTACAAATGGGACAATGAGAAAAACTCTGAGCTCTATGGGCCCTTCAGCAGCCAACAGATGCAG GAGTGGGTGGATGAAGGCTACTTCAAGGATGGAGTATACTGTAGGAGGATTGACCAAGAAGGTGCCCCATTCTACAACTCAAAGAGAATAGACTTTGAACTTTATACATGA
- the pheta2 gene encoding sesquipedalian-1 isoform X2, with product MKIHEKIVTHYLSCTSPVDKEGYLYKKERPGDRSLLGVIVLEGCMVQACETDGQFCFSLVFTGPGLRTYRLAADDHLSQESWIGALFCASHIYLSMIVRDLERRYEEARRDKGLCDSIQTSAVTSTPNKIMASWNSGQPYFVHGTSIVPRDGRSYSTSSVPPPSMPNRPISYSLHAPPIQFKTTNKRSPKLWPKRNAHVTPLNGPAPSYGEWPVVNFDPLEEFSKLHEYYGNEIKQLRADWLKKKREEVGRVEEDLIDLG from the exons ATGAAGATCCATGAGAAGATTGTAACCCATTACCTGTCCTGCACTTCACCTGTCGATAAAGAGGGATATCTTTACAAAAAG GAGCGTCCAGGCGACCGTAGCCTGTTGGGTGTGATTGTTCTGGAGGGCTGCATGGTGCAGGCGTGTGAGACGGATGGCCAATTCTGTTTCTCTCTGGTGTTCACTGGACCAGGCCTCCGCACGTACAGACTAGCTGCTGATGACCACCTCAGCCAGGAGAGCTGGATCGGTGCGCTGTTCTGCGCTAGTCACATCTACCTTTCCATGATAGTCAGAGACCTGGAGAGACGCTACGAAG AAGCTAGAAGAGACAAAGGCCTTTGTGATTCCATCCAGACCTCAGCAGTAACTTCTACACCCAATAAGATAATGGCTTCCTGGAACTCAGGACAACCCTATTTCGTACATGGGACTTCCATAGTGCCCAGAGATGGGCGGAGCTACAGCACCAGTTCTGTACCACCTCCATCTATGCCAAACAGACCCATCAGCTATAGTCTTCATGCCCCTCCTATTCAATTCAAGACTACCAATAAGCGATCTCCAAAGCTCTGGCCCAAGAGAAATGCCCATGTTACACCCTTAAATGGTCCGGCACCATCTTATGGGGAGTGGCCCGTTGTGAACTTTGATCCTTTGGAAGAGTTTAGTAAACTGCACGAGTACTATGGAAATGAGATTAAGCAACTAAGAGCTGATTGGCTGAAGAAGAAGCGTGAGGAAGTGGGACGTGTCGAGGAAGACCTCATTGATCTTGGCTAG
- the pheta2 gene encoding sesquipedalian-1 isoform X1, giving the protein MKIHEKIVTHYLSCTSPVDKEGYLYKKRERNTTYLRRWFVLKGNLLFYQERPGDRSLLGVIVLEGCMVQACETDGQFCFSLVFTGPGLRTYRLAADDHLSQESWIGALFCASHIYLSMIVRDLERRYEEARRDKGLCDSIQTSAVTSTPNKIMASWNSGQPYFVHGTSIVPRDGRSYSTSSVPPPSMPNRPISYSLHAPPIQFKTTNKRSPKLWPKRNAHVTPLNGPAPSYGEWPVVNFDPLEEFSKLHEYYGNEIKQLRADWLKKKREEVGRVEEDLIDLG; this is encoded by the exons ATGAAGATCCATGAGAAGATTGTAACCCATTACCTGTCCTGCACTTCACCTGTCGATAAAGAGGGATATCTTTACAAAAAG AGAGAGAGGAACACCACTTATCTGCGCCGCTGGTTTGTGTTGAAGGGGAATCTGCTGTTTTATCAGGAGCGTCCAGGCGACCGTAGCCTGTTGGGTGTGATTGTTCTGGAGGGCTGCATGGTGCAGGCGTGTGAGACGGATGGCCAATTCTGTTTCTCTCTGGTGTTCACTGGACCAGGCCTCCGCACGTACAGACTAGCTGCTGATGACCACCTCAGCCAGGAGAGCTGGATCGGTGCGCTGTTCTGCGCTAGTCACATCTACCTTTCCATGATAGTCAGAGACCTGGAGAGACGCTACGAAG AAGCTAGAAGAGACAAAGGCCTTTGTGATTCCATCCAGACCTCAGCAGTAACTTCTACACCCAATAAGATAATGGCTTCCTGGAACTCAGGACAACCCTATTTCGTACATGGGACTTCCATAGTGCCCAGAGATGGGCGGAGCTACAGCACCAGTTCTGTACCACCTCCATCTATGCCAAACAGACCCATCAGCTATAGTCTTCATGCCCCTCCTATTCAATTCAAGACTACCAATAAGCGATCTCCAAAGCTCTGGCCCAAGAGAAATGCCCATGTTACACCCTTAAATGGTCCGGCACCATCTTATGGGGAGTGGCCCGTTGTGAACTTTGATCCTTTGGAAGAGTTTAGTAAACTGCACGAGTACTATGGAAATGAGATTAAGCAACTAAGAGCTGATTGGCTGAAGAAGAAGCGTGAGGAAGTGGGACGTGTCGAGGAAGACCTCATTGATCTTGGCTAG